GGCCGAGGGTACGGAGATCAAGAAGTGATTTGCTTGTCATTTAGCTTTCAGTCGATTAAAGCAAGTTGCGAAACTCTTCAATGCTAATGTCCGCATCACGAAGAATGCCACGCAATGTGCCGGTTGGCAGCGTCTTGCTGGGATGAACAGGGACGGTGATACGCTTTTTATCAGATTCACGCCACATGTGCGAATGACTTCCCTTTTTGTCGTTTCTTCGCGAAACCTGCTCGTTCAAGCGCGTGAATCAGTTCTTGGCAATCAACGCAAGGGAGTTTGTCACTCATGCTGCCACCGGAACCGAGCGACGGGTAATAAATAAAGGTTCGCGCTCAACAGAAATAAGTTCCCCTCCCTCAGACATACTCTCGATATGAAGCTCCATAGCCTCGGCAATGTTAGCACGAGCTTCATCCAAAGTATCCCCAAAGGTGTGACAGCCAGGTAACGCGGGTACAAAAGCGTGAGAACCTTTTTCATCGGGCTCGATAACGGCTGTGAAATTGTAAAGCTTCATGGGTATGCTCATTCAATAATGAATTCCTTAAATAACGGGTTCTTCTGTATAAAATGCCAATCCACGTTGGCTCCTAGCAATTCACTCCAGGCACTTCAACGATCCAGCCAATCCACCATTTAGCGGATTTCTTGACCACGGCAGTGTAATATTTTTTCATAACGTATCTCTGCTTATGATGCTGACGGCTACATTACCACACGTCGAAAGCATATTTTTTACCGCACATGCTTCCGCCGGTTGCGGATATAATCCACAAACACAAACTCTCCCAACGTATTCAACGACGAAAAATACGCGCGTCCGCGATTGGCTTCCGTCATTTT
This genomic interval from Cytophagia bacterium CHB2 contains the following:
- a CDS encoding type II toxin-antitoxin system HicB family antitoxin, which translates into the protein MSIPMKLYNFTAVIEPDEKGSHAFVPALPGCHTFGDTLDEARANIAEAMELHIESMSEGGELISVEREPLFITRRSVPVAA